The following are from one region of the Longimicrobium sp. genome:
- a CDS encoding ABC-F family ATP-binding cassette domain-containing protein, which translates to MNVVNVQNLHKSFGPRVLFDGVSFAIDEGEKVGFIGVNGSGKSTLFRIIGGMEPPDDGTLAFQRGMRVGYLEQEPEFETGATILTAAAGGTPELNEAIAAYHDVGGRLTRGEGDTDRLLARQGELAARIDALGGWDHEHRMEAILTRLQVDRWERPVEGLSGGERKRVALARVLLQQPELLLMDEPTNHLDADTTLWLEGHLREYPGAVMLITHDRYFLDRVVTRMIEVTPGELTAFPGGYTEYLEAKAERTARLAVEADKRSRLLEKELAWVRRSPSARTGKQQARINRLDDLQAEHRDKRLPTRTAVEIAMADAPRLGRTVLNLHGIRKAFGSHTLVRDFSTILQAGERIGIIGPNGAGKTTLLRIIMGTEPPDAGEVELGKNTHIAYFDQRREELDPENTVYEAAAEQDWVVVGGERIHLRSHLETFLFPVPQQRQKIKSLSGGEKNRLLLARLFLREANLLILDEPTNDLDLVTLQVLEDVLSDYPGCVLLVTHDRFFLDKVATGLIAFEGNGELRRHAGGYDLYRRLKEQRESEAAAAAAPAARKSTPGAPARPSTERKLSYKEKRELEGMEEAIMKAEARKEELESRLADPGLYATGNDEVQRVTAQFREASEQVDALYARWAELEAVG; encoded by the coding sequence CAGAACCTGCACAAGAGCTTCGGCCCCCGCGTCCTCTTCGACGGCGTCTCCTTCGCCATCGACGAGGGCGAGAAGGTGGGCTTCATCGGGGTGAACGGGTCGGGAAAGAGCACCCTCTTCCGCATCATCGGCGGCATGGAGCCGCCCGATGACGGGACGCTCGCCTTCCAGCGCGGGATGCGCGTCGGCTACCTGGAGCAGGAGCCGGAGTTCGAGACGGGCGCCACCATCCTCACCGCTGCCGCCGGGGGCACGCCGGAGCTGAACGAGGCCATCGCCGCGTACCACGACGTCGGCGGCCGCCTCACCCGCGGCGAGGGCGACACGGACCGGCTCCTCGCGCGGCAGGGAGAGCTGGCAGCCCGCATCGACGCGCTGGGCGGATGGGACCACGAGCACCGCATGGAGGCGATCCTCACGCGCCTGCAGGTGGACCGCTGGGAGCGCCCGGTGGAAGGTCTGAGCGGGGGCGAGCGGAAGCGGGTGGCGCTGGCGCGCGTCCTCCTGCAGCAGCCCGAGCTCCTGCTAATGGACGAGCCCACCAACCACCTGGACGCCGACACCACGCTCTGGCTGGAGGGGCACCTGCGCGAGTACCCCGGCGCGGTGATGCTCATCACCCACGACCGCTACTTCCTGGACCGCGTGGTCACCCGGATGATCGAGGTCACCCCCGGCGAGCTGACCGCCTTTCCCGGCGGCTACACCGAGTACCTGGAAGCCAAGGCCGAGCGCACCGCGCGCCTGGCCGTCGAGGCCGACAAGCGCAGCCGCCTCCTGGAGAAGGAGCTGGCCTGGGTGCGCCGCTCGCCCAGCGCGCGCACGGGAAAGCAGCAGGCGCGCATCAACCGTCTGGACGACCTGCAGGCCGAGCACCGCGACAAGCGCCTCCCCACGCGCACCGCCGTCGAGATCGCGATGGCGGACGCGCCGCGGCTGGGGCGCACGGTGCTGAACCTCCACGGCATCCGCAAGGCGTTCGGGAGCCACACGCTGGTGCGCGACTTCAGCACCATCCTGCAGGCGGGGGAGCGCATCGGCATCATCGGGCCGAACGGGGCGGGGAAGACGACGCTCCTGCGCATCATCATGGGCACCGAGCCTCCCGACGCCGGCGAGGTGGAGCTGGGCAAGAACACGCACATCGCCTACTTCGACCAGCGCCGCGAGGAGCTGGATCCCGAGAATACCGTCTATGAGGCCGCCGCCGAGCAGGACTGGGTGGTGGTGGGCGGCGAGCGCATCCACCTGCGCTCGCACCTGGAAACGTTCCTCTTCCCCGTCCCGCAGCAGCGCCAGAAGATCAAGTCGCTCTCCGGCGGCGAAAAGAACCGGCTCCTCCTCGCCCGCCTCTTCCTGCGCGAGGCGAACCTGCTGATCCTGGACGAGCCCACCAACGACCTGGACCTCGTCACGCTCCAGGTGCTGGAGGACGTCCTCTCCGACTACCCCGGCTGCGTGCTCCTGGTGACGCACGACCGCTTCTTCCTGGACAAGGTCGCCACGGGCCTAATCGCCTTCGAGGGGAACGGCGAGCTGCGCCGCCACGCGGGCGGCTACGACCTGTACCGCCGCCTCAAGGAGCAGCGCGAGTCCGAAGCCGCCGCGGCCGCCGCCCCCGCCGCGCGCAAGTCCACCCCCGGCGCTCCCGCCCGCCCGTCCACCGAGCGCAAGCTGAGCTACAAGGAGAAGCGCGAGCTGGAGGGGATGGAGGAAGCGATCATGAAGGCCGAGGCCCG